The following coding sequences are from one Triticum dicoccoides isolate Atlit2015 ecotype Zavitan chromosome 4A, WEW_v2.0, whole genome shotgun sequence window:
- the LOC119288435 gene encoding probable inactive DNA (cytosine-5)-methyltransferase DRM3 produces the protein MASQNTGSGSSTSLGSLFDSDDEENSAPSLPTTEADRDTEEPDSFWKKRSYLLTKMSFSKQEVDLAVRELGEGASIDQLVNWIVTAQEAKTEGNAEFLPAQMDKPHSLLQMGFTQQEVSFAIEAFGQEAKVEELADAILARRIANNIEQKEETAELLPEVMDKPLSLLKMGFNKEEVSAVIAIFGEEATVEELADSIFARRFSNTTEQKKVKIESEFPDETETGYSTSRLRFYDDEDDANIRCKKAKHAFGDDRRASSSQNVNQSSRTPWLSRCSGSIANGSLKDEGVERTSSPGRNIHGDLVKPPFFIYASLVDITKETWNTLSSFLFNVQPEYLNSQSFSALTRREGYIHNLPTEGRHVAVPSSPMTIRDALPLTRQFCPSWDTRKRIDGVGLDVAGTEQIRAKLEKAMRDSRGILSEVKQAQIVQQCKTANLVWIGQGKLGPLQPHQMEAILGYPANHTDLPGIDPHDKVASLRYALQTDTMAYILSVLKDRYPDGLRVLSIFSGVGGAEVALHRLGIPLRCVVSVEESVVNRRVLKRWWGETQQNGKLRQLDRIQKLDTKEFEALMKEFGGFDLIVGGNYGLYRGAAMTVGTAMGMDTSRFFEYVRIVQMVRRKMQGIA, from the exons ATG GCCTCGCAGAACACCGGGTCGGGATCGTCAACCTCTTTGGGCAGTCTATTTGATTCAGACGATGAAGAAAACAGTGCCCCTTCACTGCCCACGACAGAAGCTGACCGAGATACCGAG GAGCCAGATTCTTTCTGGAAAAAGAGGTCATATTTGCTGACCAAAATGAGCTTCTCGAAGCAAGAGGTCGATTTGGCAGTCAGAGAGTTGG GCGAGGGAGCATCAATTGATCAGCTTGTGAACTGGATTGTGACCGCTCAAGAAGCTAAAACTGAG GGAAATGCTGAATTTCTGCCTGCGCAAATGGATAAACCGCATTCTTTGCTCCAGATGGGGTTTACTCAACAAGAAGTCTCATTTGCTATTGAAGCTTTTG GTCAAGAAGCCAAAGTTGAGGAGCTCGCTGACGCAATTCTGGCAAGGCGAATTGCAAATAACATTGAACAGAAAGAA GAAACTGCTGAATTGCTGCCTGAGGTAATGGATAAACCACTTTCTTTGCTCAAGATGGGTTTCAATAAAGAAGAGGTCTCAGCTGTGATTGCTATTTTCG GTGAGGAAGCAACAGTCGAGGAGTTGGCTGACTCGATATTTGCAAGACGCTTCTCAAATACCACTGAGCAGAAAAAG GTGAAGATAGAGTCTGAATTTCCGGACGAGACAGAAACTGGGTATTCAACATCGAGATTGAGGTtctatgatgatgaggatgatgccaACATCAGATGTAAAAAGGCCAAGCATGCATTTGGAGATGACAGAAGGGCGTCAAGCAGTCAGAATGTTAATCAATCTAGCCGCACTCCATGGTTAAGTCGTTGTTCTGGGTCAATTGCTAATGGTTCTCTGAAGGATGAAGGTGTTGAAAGGACATCAAGCCCTGGTAGAAATATCCACGGTGACCTTGTCAAACCTCCCTTCTTCATCTATGCAAGTCTGGTTGACATCACCAAAGAAACTTGGAATACCTTATCGAGTTTCTTATTCAATGTTCAACCGGAGTATCTAAACAGTCAGTCCTTCTCAGCTCTGACGCGAAGGGAGGGTTACATTCATAACCTTCCAACGGAGGGAAGGCATGTTGCTGTTCCAAGTTCACCAATGACGATCAGAGATGCATTACCTTTGACAAGGCAGTTCTGTCCCTCCTGGGACACGAGAAAACGGATTGATGGTGTTGGCTTAGATGTGGCAGGAACTGAACAGATTCGTGCGAAGCTGGAGAAGGCAATGAGAGATTCACGAGGAATTCTTTCAGAAGTGAAGCAAGCACAGATTGTCCAACAATGCAAGACGGCGAATCTTGTCTGGATCGGTCAAGGCAAGTTAGGCCCTCTGCAGCCACACCAGATGGAAGCGATACTAGGCTATCCAGCTAACCACACAGATCTGCCGGGCATAGACCCAcacgacaaggttgcttctttgaggTATGCCTTGCAGACAGACACCATGGCATACATTTTGTCGGTCCTAAAGGACCGGTATCCTGATGGGCTGAGGGTCCTCTCTATTTTCAGTGGAGTTGGGGGTGCAGAAGTTGCTCTACACCGTCTTGGCATCCCGCTGAGATGCGTGGTGTCCGTAGAGGAGTCTGTGGTGAACCGTAGAGTTCTAAAGAGGTGGTGGGGGGAAACCCAGCAGAATGGAAAGCTGAGACAACTGGATAGGATCCAGAAGCTAGATACTAAGGAGTTTGAGGCCCTGATGAAAGAGTTTGGTGGTTTTGACCTGATTGTTGGCGGAAATTATGGTCTGTACAGAGGCGCAGCGATGACAGTGGGCACAGCCATGGGTATGGACACCAGTCGGTTCTTTGAGTATGTCCGCATTGTCCAGATGGTgagaagaaaaatgcaaggaattgcctga